Proteins encoded together in one Deinococcus hopiensis KR-140 window:
- a CDS encoding DUF4403 family protein → MRRLLLPALLSALMTAPPAGALSTITLPVTVPLAGVQAAANARVPSEFARLEETRTFLGGLLSARLTGTVTRAAHVSVQPTPEGDGLTLSVPITAKFRAEPAGLGQALARDFGGSAVIRLRVRPTVTPDWEADVGVSGTYTWTDPLSVDLGQGVKVSVQSLVDGQVRAQLDRVAADVARAVREGADLRRRAGTLWARVQQPWTLPLAEPTYARVLPRSLTVTPFRFTPEALKLTVGAALDLSAGLGQVQASPPTPLPPLKIAPLPASGVDLQVPVRLPYAELSDLASRRATQQTLTLAVPLSPTLRVSRVVVSPRGSQLNVAVGVVISGPLGLSVRATADVTGTPTVDASGHLVTLGGVTVTTRREGLTGRVIGWLADERAQAYLTRAARFDLAPRLAKVRAQVQARLPFTPAPGVQLLGHAGPLRLSSIRVTPQALVVTGASTGDLTASVDVGALR, encoded by the coding sequence ATGCGACGCCTCCTCCTGCCCGCCCTGCTCTCTGCGCTGATGACTGCCCCTCCTGCTGGAGCCCTCTCCACCATTACCCTGCCCGTCACCGTACCCCTCGCCGGGGTGCAGGCAGCGGCCAACGCCCGCGTGCCCTCCGAGTTCGCCCGGCTGGAAGAGACGCGCACCTTCCTGGGCGGCCTGCTGAGTGCGCGCCTTACCGGCACAGTCACGCGCGCCGCGCACGTCAGCGTGCAGCCCACCCCAGAAGGTGACGGCCTGACCCTCAGCGTGCCCATCACGGCCAAGTTCCGCGCCGAACCCGCTGGGCTCGGTCAGGCCCTGGCCCGCGACTTCGGCGGCAGCGCCGTGATCCGCCTGCGGGTGAGGCCCACCGTCACGCCTGACTGGGAGGCAGACGTGGGGGTGAGCGGCACGTACACTTGGACCGATCCGCTGAGTGTGGACCTGGGGCAGGGCGTGAAAGTCAGCGTGCAGTCGCTCGTGGACGGACAGGTCCGGGCACAACTCGACCGGGTGGCAGCGGACGTGGCGCGGGCGGTACGGGAAGGTGCAGATCTGCGGCGACGGGCCGGAACCCTGTGGGCGCGGGTGCAGCAGCCCTGGACGCTGCCCTTGGCCGAGCCCACCTACGCCCGCGTCCTGCCCCGCAGCCTGACGGTCACGCCCTTCCGCTTTACCCCGGAAGCGCTGAAGTTGACGGTGGGAGCCGCCCTCGACCTCTCGGCAGGGCTGGGGCAGGTGCAGGCGTCCCCGCCCACGCCCCTGCCCCCGCTGAAGATCGCCCCCCTGCCAGCCTCGGGCGTGGACCTTCAGGTTCCCGTGCGCCTGCCCTACGCCGAACTGTCGGACCTGGCTTCCCGCCGTGCGACCCAGCAAACGCTCACGCTGGCGGTGCCCCTCTCCCCCACCCTGAGGGTGAGCCGGGTGGTCGTCTCGCCCCGGGGAAGCCAACTCAACGTCGCCGTCGGCGTGGTGATCTCGGGTCCCCTGGGCCTGAGCGTACGGGCCACGGCCGACGTGACCGGAACGCCCACCGTGGACGCAAGTGGGCACCTCGTCACGCTGGGCGGCGTTACCGTTACCACCCGGCGCGAGGGTCTAACCGGGCGGGTGATCGGCTGGCTGGCCGACGAGCGGGCGCAGGCGTACCTGACCCGCGCAGCGCGTTTCGACCTGGCCCCCAGGCTGGCGAAAGTGCGGGCGCAGGTTCAGGCCAGGCTGCCCTTTACGCCCGCGCCCGGGGTGCAACTCCTCGGCCACGCCGGCCCGTTGCGTCTCAGCAGCATTCGGGTCACGCCGCAGGCCCTCGTCGTCACCGGGGCCAGCACCGGGGACCTCACGGCGTCGGTGGATGTGGGGGCGCTGCGGTAG